Proteins encoded together in one Micrococcales bacterium window:
- a CDS encoding type II toxin-antitoxin system VapC family toxin, with protein MTTPPHDRAVLDTSAVIRLGEVDPRRLAAESVITTVTLAELSVGPLVAATPSERAARQRHLQQAETDFGEPLPFDAEAARAFGPIAASLRAAGQNSRARAFDAMIAAIAVSQALPIYTFNPKDFAATRAELVDLGEEAEHPAP; from the coding sequence GTGACCACCCCGCCCCACGATCGCGCGGTCCTGGACACCAGCGCGGTCATCCGCTTGGGGGAGGTCGATCCTCGGCGCCTGGCCGCCGAGTCCGTCATCACGACCGTGACCTTGGCGGAGCTGAGCGTCGGACCGCTCGTCGCCGCCACCCCGTCCGAGCGAGCCGCTCGCCAACGACACCTGCAGCAGGCCGAGACCGACTTCGGTGAACCGCTGCCCTTCGACGCTGAGGCCGCTCGAGCCTTCGGCCCTATCGCCGCGTCGCTACGCGCAGCGGGTCAGAATTCTCGAGCGCGCGCATTCGACGCGATGATCGCCGCGATCGCCGTGAGCCAGGCACTGCCCATCTACACCTTCAACCCCAAGGACTTCGCAGCAACCAGGGCAGAGTTGGTCGACCTCGGCGAGGAAGCAGAACACCCCGCCCCCTGA
- a CDS encoding GNAT family N-acetyltransferase → MNGSLPRIVPADPAEPRSVEALTAYAGEVREAAGLTALEPRSAVSDIDGFAPPDGCFLLALAGDDAVGCVGLQRVGPDAAEIKRMWVKPEHRGSGLSNRLLDEVEAQARDLGYSRLLLDTHRALTAAVRFYERHGYVAVPRYNDNPDATDFYGKDLPGSTA, encoded by the coding sequence GTGAACGGATCCCTGCCCCGAATCGTGCCCGCTGACCCCGCTGAGCCCCGGTCGGTCGAGGCACTGACCGCATACGCCGGCGAAGTGCGTGAGGCAGCCGGCCTCACTGCGCTGGAGCCCCGGTCGGCGGTGTCCGATATCGATGGCTTCGCGCCGCCCGATGGGTGCTTCCTACTGGCGCTGGCCGGCGATGATGCGGTGGGCTGCGTGGGACTGCAGCGCGTGGGCCCGGACGCGGCGGAGATCAAGCGCATGTGGGTGAAGCCCGAGCACCGTGGCTCCGGACTGTCGAACCGACTGCTGGACGAGGTGGAAGCGCAGGCGCGCGACCTGGGCTACTCGAGGCTGCTCCTGGACACCCACCGCGCCTTGACCGCCGCGGTGCGGTTCTACGAAAGACACGGCTACGTGGCCGTGCCCCGGTACAACGACAACCCCGACGCCACCGACTTCTATGGCAAGGACCTCCCGGGGAGCACCGCGTAG
- a CDS encoding aminotransferase class III-fold pyridoxal phosphate-dependent enzyme — MTEIDKTTSLPNDPATRRTVPGSSTPLDPARIEKLMAQEWERFTASTPGSAAHHERASVPLPLGVASSFQHWDPHPLAFKAAKGAWLTDVDDRQVLDLSMGFGAMLVGHLNPVVVEYVSKALETGTLFVTPSPTTTDIAERYQQRFSLEQVRFANSGTEADMYAVKAARAFTGKRGIVKIEGGYHGGYDALSVSVKPDVAEAGPEDAPVPVVPFEVEAGIVHVVPYNDLDRLEAVLSEFADEIAAVVMEPVLENIGIVLPDQGYLAGVREACDRHGALLVFDEVKTGLTAGVGGAGQRLGVKPDLVTLAKSIGGGLPLAAFGGRKDIMSTITDGRMAHFGTYNGNPLTMAAAAAVDEVCTPEVLDHAEQINNGALDAMDEIIARYELPAHTVGFGVKGAVTWANAPVRNYRDYKRTDFEAAELSWLWGINRRILTPPGLDEQWLVSVAHTQQDMGLMVDAFAELAQTLRG; from the coding sequence ATGACTGAGATCGACAAGACCACCTCCCTGCCCAACGACCCCGCCACTCGGCGGACCGTGCCGGGCTCCTCCACGCCACTGGACCCGGCTCGCATCGAGAAGTTGATGGCGCAGGAGTGGGAGCGCTTCACCGCCTCCACCCCGGGTTCGGCCGCGCACCACGAGCGGGCGTCCGTGCCGCTGCCACTGGGGGTCGCGTCCTCCTTCCAGCACTGGGACCCGCACCCGTTGGCCTTCAAGGCTGCCAAGGGGGCTTGGCTGACCGACGTCGACGACCGGCAGGTCCTGGACCTGTCGATGGGCTTCGGCGCCATGCTGGTGGGGCACCTGAACCCGGTGGTCGTCGAGTACGTGTCCAAGGCGCTGGAGACCGGCACCCTGTTCGTGACGCCGTCGCCGACCACCACGGACATCGCCGAGCGGTATCAGCAGCGGTTCAGTCTCGAGCAGGTGCGTTTCGCGAACTCCGGCACAGAAGCCGACATGTACGCCGTGAAGGCGGCACGCGCGTTCACCGGCAAGCGCGGGATCGTGAAGATCGAGGGTGGCTACCACGGTGGGTACGACGCGTTGTCCGTGTCGGTGAAACCGGATGTCGCCGAGGCAGGACCTGAGGATGCGCCCGTGCCGGTCGTGCCGTTCGAAGTGGAGGCCGGCATCGTCCACGTCGTGCCCTACAACGACCTCGACCGACTGGAGGCAGTGCTCTCGGAGTTCGCCGATGAGATCGCAGCGGTGGTCATGGAACCGGTGCTCGAGAACATCGGCATCGTCCTCCCGGATCAGGGTTACCTGGCCGGCGTACGCGAGGCGTGCGATCGCCACGGTGCGCTGCTGGTGTTCGACGAGGTGAAGACCGGGCTAACCGCCGGCGTCGGAGGGGCCGGGCAACGACTGGGCGTGAAGCCGGATCTGGTCACCCTCGCCAAGAGCATCGGCGGCGGCCTTCCGCTCGCGGCGTTCGGCGGCCGCAAGGACATCATGTCGACGATCACCGACGGCCGGATGGCCCACTTCGGCACGTACAACGGCAATCCGCTGACCATGGCGGCGGCGGCCGCTGTCGATGAGGTCTGCACGCCGGAGGTGCTCGACCATGCCGAGCAGATCAACAATGGCGCGCTCGATGCGATGGACGAGATCATCGCGCGCTACGAACTGCCGGCCCACACCGTCGGCTTCGGCGTCAAGGGCGCGGTGACCTGGGCCAACGCCCCGGTGCGCAACTACCGCGACTACAAGAGGACGGACTTCGAGGCCGCCGAGCTCAGTTGGCTGTGGGGCATCAACCGCCGCATTCTCACGCCTCCTGGTCTCGACGAGCAGTGGCTGGTCTCGGTGGCCCACACGCAGCAGGACATGGGCTTGATGGTGGATGCCTTCGCCGAGTTGGCCCAAACGCTGCGCGGGTGA
- a CDS encoding alpha/beta fold hydrolase has product MQTLTPHRVALHGHELAYLDSGSGPAVLFVHGILGSHRNWTHLIDRMDDNHRVIVPDLFGHGHSAKPMGDYSLGAHAATLRDLLDRLGIQKVTIVGHSLGGGIAMEFYYLFPQRVERLVLVASGGLGREVNGVLRSAALPGAEWVLPVIASQWVRERAESAGRLLGKAGWKPGSDITAIWQGFTSLGDGQSRRAFLATTRSVIDPGGQSVSAHDYLPDAIPVPTLIVWGSRDRMIPAWHALKAQRSIPQCRVELFEGAGHFPHLDEPDRFADLLREYIASTPGAGSTSGQ; this is encoded by the coding sequence ATGCAGACGTTGACCCCCCACAGAGTGGCGCTCCACGGCCATGAACTGGCTTACCTCGACAGCGGGTCGGGTCCGGCGGTGCTGTTCGTCCACGGCATCCTCGGCTCCCACCGGAATTGGACCCATTTGATCGACCGCATGGACGACAACCATCGGGTCATCGTTCCCGACCTCTTCGGACACGGACATTCGGCCAAGCCGATGGGGGACTACTCGCTGGGTGCCCACGCCGCGACCCTGCGGGACCTGCTCGATCGGCTGGGGATCCAGAAGGTCACCATCGTCGGGCACTCCCTGGGCGGGGGGATCGCGATGGAGTTCTACTACCTCTTCCCGCAGCGGGTCGAGCGACTGGTCCTCGTCGCCAGTGGTGGGCTCGGCCGTGAGGTGAACGGGGTCCTGCGTTCGGCGGCTCTGCCGGGCGCGGAGTGGGTGCTTCCCGTCATCGCGTCGCAGTGGGTACGCGAGCGCGCCGAGTCCGCCGGGCGCCTGCTGGGCAAGGCGGGCTGGAAGCCCGGCTCGGACATAACTGCGATCTGGCAGGGGTTCACGTCGCTCGGTGACGGTCAGAGCCGCCGTGCCTTTCTCGCCACCACACGTTCCGTCATCGACCCGGGGGGACAGAGCGTCAGCGCGCATGACTACCTCCCGGATGCCATACCCGTCCCGACCTTGATCGTGTGGGGTTCGCGTGACCGGATGATCCCCGCGTGGCATGCCCTCAAGGCTCAGCGATCGATCCCGCAGTGCCGCGTCGAACTCTTCGAAGGGGCCGGCCACTTCCCCCACCTCGACGAGCCGGACCGTTTCGCGGACCTGTTGCGCGAGTACATCGCATCGACCCCGGGAGCCGGTTCCACGTCGGGGCAGTAG
- a CDS encoding HD domain-containing protein produces the protein MTDHPDSDHMHFRRMDDMTPADFEVLRHVHEENLERLPDLLLGLLDSLGGDEAYPVDRKTHSLQAATRALRDGREEEYVVVALLHDIGEALGPLNHGEVIAAILKPFISEANHWMLEHHPLFQTYFYGGNVGIDPDGRNAYRDNPYFERTAQFCALYDEVSFDPDYPNEPVETFVPMVRRVLSKQWEPPNTATS, from the coding sequence ATGACCGATCACCCCGACAGCGACCACATGCACTTCCGGCGGATGGACGACATGACCCCCGCCGACTTCGAGGTGCTCCGGCACGTCCACGAGGAGAACCTCGAACGACTGCCCGACCTGCTGCTCGGGCTGCTCGACAGCCTCGGTGGCGATGAGGCGTATCCGGTCGACCGCAAGACGCACTCCCTGCAGGCCGCGACCCGGGCGCTCCGCGACGGCCGCGAAGAGGAGTACGTCGTCGTGGCACTCCTGCACGACATCGGGGAGGCACTCGGTCCACTCAACCACGGGGAGGTGATCGCAGCCATCCTCAAACCCTTCATCAGCGAGGCGAACCACTGGATGCTGGAGCACCACCCCCTTTTCCAGACATACTTCTACGGCGGCAACGTCGGCATCGATCCGGACGGTCGCAACGCGTACCGGGACAACCCGTACTTCGAACGCACCGCGCAGTTCTGCGCCCTGTACGACGAGGTGTCGTTCGACCCCGATTACCCCAACGAGCCGGTCGAGACCTTCGTGCCCATGGTGCGCCGCGTGCTGTCCAAGCAGTGGGAACCGCCGAACACCGCGACGTCATAA
- a CDS encoding cation transporter gives MNTAAVETAAARRAVFYAKFTIGYNVVEGVVAVAAGTAAGAISLIGFGVDSAIEVAAATVVLIRLTANLRGEEPDEDKERRALKFIAITFFALAAYVVFEGVRDLITGETPDTSLVGIGITGLSVVIMPWLARAKRIAGEQMGSKLVIADASETRLCAWLSVSTFAGLVAFAVFGLPWLDAVAGFIIAAFAIMEGKEAWEGELADDDGDD, from the coding sequence GTGAACACGGCCGCGGTGGAGACGGCAGCGGCGCGGCGAGCTGTCTTCTACGCGAAGTTCACGATCGGCTACAACGTGGTCGAGGGTGTCGTCGCGGTCGCCGCTGGCACCGCAGCCGGGGCGATCTCACTGATCGGGTTCGGCGTCGATTCCGCGATCGAGGTCGCCGCCGCGACCGTCGTCCTGATCAGGCTCACGGCCAACCTGCGCGGCGAGGAACCCGACGAGGACAAAGAGCGCCGGGCGCTGAAGTTCATCGCGATCACGTTCTTTGCGCTGGCCGCCTACGTTGTGTTCGAAGGCGTCCGCGACTTGATCACCGGCGAGACACCTGACACGTCCCTTGTCGGCATCGGGATCACCGGGCTGTCAGTGGTGATCATGCCGTGGCTGGCGCGGGCGAAGCGGATAGCCGGTGAGCAGATGGGCTCCAAGCTCGTCATAGCCGATGCCTCGGAGACCAGACTGTGCGCCTGGCTGAGCGTGTCCACATTCGCAGGGCTGGTCGCATTCGCCGTCTTCGGTCTGCCATGGCTCGACGCCGTTGCCGGATTCATCATCGCCGCATTCGCGATCATGGAAGGTAAGGAAGCCTGGGAGGGCGAGCTGGCCGACGACGACGGCGATGACTGA
- a CDS encoding amino acid ABC transporter ATP-binding protein, whose translation MSEKPVKVLAENVHKAFGRNEVLRGIDMEIHTGEVACIVGPSGGGKSTFLRCINHLEKIDAGRLSVDGELIGYTQRGGKLYEMHDKEVAAQRRSIGMVFQRFNLFPHMTAAENVMSGPVVVRKDNKKQARERAIDLLAKVGLGDRGDSYPMQLSGGQQQRVAIARALAMDPDLMLFDEPTSALDPELVGEVLDVMRRLAESGMTMVVVTHEMGFAREVGDLLAFIDKGVVAEIGEPREILANPKSKRFQDFLGKVL comes from the coding sequence ATGAGTGAGAAACCTGTGAAGGTCCTGGCGGAGAACGTCCACAAGGCCTTCGGGCGCAACGAGGTCCTGCGCGGGATCGACATGGAGATCCACACCGGCGAGGTGGCCTGCATCGTGGGACCGTCCGGCGGTGGGAAGTCCACCTTCCTGCGCTGCATCAACCACCTGGAGAAGATCGACGCGGGGCGACTGTCGGTGGACGGGGAACTCATCGGCTACACGCAGCGCGGCGGCAAGCTGTACGAGATGCACGACAAGGAAGTCGCCGCACAGCGACGGTCGATCGGGATGGTCTTCCAGCGCTTCAACCTCTTCCCGCACATGACGGCCGCTGAGAACGTCATGAGTGGCCCGGTGGTGGTCCGCAAGGACAACAAGAAACAGGCGCGGGAGCGGGCCATCGACTTGTTGGCCAAGGTCGGTCTGGGCGACCGTGGTGACAGCTACCCGATGCAGTTGTCCGGCGGCCAGCAGCAGCGGGTGGCCATCGCGCGTGCCCTGGCGATGGATCCCGACTTGATGCTCTTCGACGAGCCGACTTCCGCGCTCGACCCGGAGCTGGTCGGAGAGGTGCTCGACGTGATGCGACGCCTGGCCGAGTCCGGCATGACGATGGTGGTCGTGACCCATGAGATGGGGTTCGCGCGCGAGGTGGGTGACCTCCTGGCCTTTATCGACAAAGGCGTGGTGGCTGAGATCGGGGAACCCCGCGAGATCCTCGCCAACCCGAAGAGCAAACGGTTCCAGGACTTCCTGGGGAAGGTGCTGTAG
- a CDS encoding DUF554 domain-containing protein produces MIGLGTVINVAAILVGASIGVLIGHRLPERTRTTVTDALGLVTLVIGGLNVVALQDEAFTAAVGGGVTLLVVLGALLIGGITGSLLGLESRLEDLGSWLQRRLAPGEGSGSRARFVEGFVDSSLIFCIGPLAVLGALSDGLGQGIDELALKSALDGFAAIAFAASLGWGVAASALSVGAWQGFLTVVAVLVGDIMSPELVAAITATGGVLLLGVGMRLLNLKAIPVGDMLPALIAAPLLTAAVAAVVT; encoded by the coding sequence ATGATCGGGCTGGGTACAGTCATCAACGTTGCGGCGATCCTCGTCGGAGCGAGCATCGGCGTCCTCATCGGCCATCGCCTGCCCGAGCGGACCCGCACCACCGTCACCGACGCCCTCGGCCTGGTCACACTGGTCATCGGCGGACTGAATGTCGTGGCCCTGCAGGACGAGGCGTTCACCGCCGCCGTGGGTGGGGGCGTGACCCTGCTCGTGGTGCTGGGGGCGCTGCTCATCGGGGGGATCACCGGCTCGCTGCTCGGCCTGGAAAGCCGGCTCGAGGATCTCGGGTCCTGGTTGCAGCGACGCCTGGCCCCCGGGGAAGGCTCCGGGTCACGGGCGCGGTTCGTCGAAGGTTTCGTCGACTCCTCGCTCATCTTCTGCATCGGCCCGCTCGCGGTGCTGGGTGCGCTCAGCGACGGACTCGGGCAGGGCATCGACGAACTGGCACTGAAATCGGCCCTGGACGGTTTCGCGGCGATCGCCTTTGCGGCGTCGCTGGGGTGGGGGGTCGCCGCCTCTGCCCTGTCCGTGGGCGCCTGGCAAGGGTTTCTCACGGTGGTGGCGGTTCTCGTCGGCGACATCATGTCGCCGGAACTCGTGGCCGCGATCACGGCCACGGGGGGTGTGCTCCTGCTCGGGGTCGGGATGCGCCTACTCAACCTCAAGGCCATCCCGGTGGGCGACATGCTGCCGGCCCTGATCGCCGCCCCGCTGCTGACTGCGGCGGTCGCGGCAGTGGTTACTTGA
- a CDS encoding arginase family protein, with protein sequence MTAGLHQDPRWPRAGEWLARSTAELAASGSQPAWGLIGIPAHTTSLSPTNAHNTPAAVRAALNRYSTWVESQGTDLRDLAAKDLGDVGEPDGPEGEQRTIGTLATWGGDLLVALGGDNSITYAVARGLAADGLVTLDAHHDLRDGMSNGSPVQRLLAGGFDGRRVVQVGISDFANSRDYAVRARDHGITIIGREEVESAGIEEVMVRAIEIASGGGEGRVHVDLDVDVCDRSVAPACPASVPGGLTARELRQAARIAARSRCVVGVDFTEVDATADTADQRTVRLVALAVLETAAGLQLR encoded by the coding sequence GTGACGGCGGGATTGCACCAGGACCCGCGGTGGCCTCGGGCGGGGGAGTGGCTGGCGCGCAGCACCGCCGAATTGGCCGCATCAGGGAGCCAGCCGGCCTGGGGGCTGATCGGGATCCCGGCTCACACCACGTCGCTGTCACCCACGAACGCCCACAACACCCCAGCCGCCGTGCGGGCGGCGTTGAACCGGTACTCGACCTGGGTCGAGTCGCAGGGCACCGACCTGCGTGATCTGGCCGCCAAGGACCTCGGAGACGTGGGCGAACCCGACGGCCCGGAGGGCGAGCAGCGCACGATCGGCACGCTTGCGACATGGGGCGGCGACCTGCTGGTCGCCCTCGGCGGGGACAACTCCATCACCTACGCCGTCGCTCGGGGGTTGGCCGCTGACGGGCTGGTGACATTGGACGCCCACCACGACCTGCGCGACGGGATGTCCAACGGATCCCCGGTGCAGCGGCTGCTCGCGGGTGGATTCGACGGGCGGCGGGTCGTGCAGGTCGGGATCAGCGACTTCGCGAATTCACGGGACTACGCTGTGCGGGCGCGTGATCACGGGATCACCATCATCGGCCGCGAGGAGGTCGAGTCTGCCGGGATCGAGGAGGTGATGGTCCGCGCGATCGAGATCGCCTCCGGTGGTGGCGAAGGCCGTGTCCACGTGGACCTCGACGTCGATGTGTGTGATCGCAGCGTGGCCCCCGCGTGTCCGGCCTCGGTGCCCGGTGGACTGACGGCGCGCGAACTGCGCCAGGCCGCGCGGATTGCCGCCCGCTCCCGATGTGTCGTCGGGGTGGACTTCACCGAGGTTGACGCCACCGCCGACACCGCGGATCAGCGCACCGTGCGACTGGTGGCTCTGGCGGTCCTGGAAACCGCAGCAGGACTGCAGTTGCGCTGA
- a CDS encoding urocanate hydratase: MTHELGTPVSVRAARGTQRTALGWPQEAAMRMLANNLDPEVAENPDELVVYGGTGRAARDWPSFHALMRTLSTLRDDETMLVQSGRPVGVMRTHEWAPRVLIANSNLVGDWANWPEFRRLEALGLTMYGQMTAGSWIYIGTQGILQGTYETFAAVAAKRFGGTLAGTLTLTGGCGGMGGAQPLAVTLNDGACLIVDVDATRLERRVKDRYLDEWTDDLDLAVEKALTAKRERRGWSVGVVGNAAHVLPELLRRGVDVDIVTDQTSAHDPLSYLPLGISFEDWHSEAQRDPEDFTQRARASMARHVEAMVGFMDAGAEVFDYGNSIRGEAVLGGFARAFDFPGFVPAYIRPLFCEGKGPFRWVAASGDPADIAATDRAVLELFPDNEPLARWMRAAEKRVAFQGLPSRICWLGYGERDKAGVRFNELVADGTVSAPIVIGRDHLDCGSVASPYRETEAMLDGSDAIADWPLLNALINTASGASWVSIHHGGGVGMGRSIHAGQVCVADGTALAGEKLARVLTNDPGMGVIRHVDAGYPQAQAVADRDGVRIPMAEG; this comes from the coding sequence ATGACACACGAACTGGGTACGCCGGTCAGCGTTCGCGCGGCGCGCGGAACGCAGCGCACCGCGCTCGGGTGGCCGCAGGAGGCGGCGATGCGCATGCTCGCCAACAACCTGGATCCCGAGGTAGCGGAGAACCCCGACGAACTTGTCGTCTACGGCGGCACCGGCCGTGCGGCACGGGACTGGCCCAGCTTCCACGCGCTCATGCGCACGCTGTCCACCCTGCGCGACGACGAGACGATGCTCGTGCAGTCCGGGCGTCCCGTGGGTGTCATGCGGACCCACGAGTGGGCACCGCGGGTTCTCATCGCCAACTCGAACTTGGTGGGGGACTGGGCGAACTGGCCGGAGTTCCGCCGCCTGGAGGCCCTCGGTCTGACCATGTACGGGCAGATGACCGCCGGTTCCTGGATCTACATCGGCACCCAGGGCATCCTGCAGGGGACCTACGAGACCTTCGCCGCGGTGGCCGCCAAGCGGTTCGGCGGCACGCTGGCCGGGACACTGACGCTGACCGGCGGTTGTGGCGGCATGGGTGGCGCCCAGCCCCTGGCGGTCACGCTGAACGACGGCGCGTGCCTGATCGTCGATGTCGACGCCACCCGGCTGGAACGCCGGGTCAAGGACCGCTACCTCGACGAATGGACCGACGATCTCGACCTGGCGGTGGAGAAGGCGCTGACGGCCAAGCGGGAACGCCGTGGCTGGAGTGTGGGGGTGGTGGGCAACGCCGCCCACGTGCTGCCCGAGTTGCTGCGCCGCGGTGTCGACGTCGACATCGTCACCGACCAGACCTCGGCCCACGACCCGTTGTCGTACTTGCCGCTGGGGATCAGTTTCGAGGACTGGCACAGCGAGGCGCAGCGTGACCCCGAGGACTTCACGCAGCGCGCGCGGGCATCGATGGCACGCCATGTGGAGGCGATGGTCGGTTTCATGGATGCCGGGGCCGAGGTGTTCGACTACGGCAACAGCATCCGCGGCGAGGCGGTGCTGGGCGGGTTCGCCCGGGCTTTCGACTTCCCCGGTTTTGTGCCGGCGTACATCCGTCCGCTGTTCTGCGAGGGCAAGGGTCCGTTCCGCTGGGTGGCTGCCTCCGGTGACCCAGCCGACATCGCGGCCACCGACCGGGCGGTGCTCGAGTTGTTCCCGGACAACGAACCGCTGGCCCGGTGGATGCGCGCCGCGGAGAAGCGCGTGGCGTTCCAAGGTCTGCCGTCACGGATCTGCTGGCTCGGCTACGGCGAGCGGGACAAGGCCGGCGTGCGCTTCAACGAACTGGTCGCCGACGGCACGGTGTCCGCTCCGATCGTCATCGGCCGCGACCACCTCGACTGCGGGTCCGTGGCATCGCCGTACCGCGAGACCGAGGCCATGCTCGACGGCAGCGACGCGATCGCCGACTGGCCGCTGCTCAACGCTCTGATCAACACCGCGTCCGGGGCGTCGTGGGTGTCCATCCACCACGGCGGTGGCGTCGGGATGGGCCGCTCCATCCACGCCGGTCAGGTCTGTGTGGCGGATGGCACGGCGCTGGCCGGGGAGAAACTGGCCCGGGTCCTCACCAACGACCCCGGAATGGGTGTCATCCGGCACGTGGACGCGGGCTACCCGCAAGCGCAGGCCGTTGCCGACCGGGACGGTGTGCGCATCCCCATGGCCGAGGGATAG
- the hutH gene encoding histidine ammonia-lyase — translation MTQECSIDTLTLADVVDVARGRSSVAIPPDAREAVRAGRAIVDELAGADLPVYGISTGFGALATVSIPADRRTALQRSLIRSHAAGTGALVDPEVVRALMVLRLKTLASGLTGVRPVVVETLARMVNEGITPAVRTYGSLGCSGDLAPLSHVALVAMGEGEVLDPRGGTGSAADALAQAGIEPLVLHEKEGLALINGTDGMLGMLALALADLDELFALSDLATAMSVEALLGTDRAFAEDLVALRPHPGQVASAGNLRRLLAGSEIVASHREDTEHLVQDAYSLRCAPQVTGAARDTAEHARIVAERELQAVIDNPVVLPDGRVQSNGNFHGAPVGYVLDFLAIACADVASISERRTDRMLDKTRSQGLPPFLGHEIGVDSGYMIAQYAAAGIVSTLKRLAAPASVDSIPSSAMQEDHVSMGWSAGLKLREAVDGLRRVLAVEILVGSRALDLRAPLQPAPGTGAARDVLRTKVAGPGPDAVVTEQIEDAVGLLADGSVLAAVEDAVGPLEAGRWKR, via the coding sequence GTGACGCAGGAATGCTCGATCGACACCTTGACGCTCGCGGATGTGGTTGACGTTGCCAGAGGCAGATCCAGCGTCGCGATCCCACCGGATGCGAGGGAGGCTGTCCGGGCCGGGCGCGCGATCGTCGACGAGCTCGCGGGTGCCGACCTGCCCGTCTACGGGATCTCGACGGGGTTCGGGGCGCTGGCGACGGTCTCCATTCCCGCCGACCGGCGCACCGCGCTCCAGCGCAGCCTGATCCGCAGTCATGCGGCGGGCACCGGCGCGCTCGTCGACCCTGAGGTGGTCCGCGCGCTGATGGTGCTACGGCTCAAGACCTTGGCCTCCGGGCTCACCGGAGTGCGGCCGGTGGTCGTCGAGACCCTCGCGCGCATGGTCAACGAGGGCATCACCCCGGCGGTGCGGACATACGGATCGCTGGGGTGCAGCGGTGACCTGGCGCCGCTGTCGCACGTGGCCCTGGTCGCCATGGGGGAGGGCGAGGTACTGGATCCGCGCGGCGGCACCGGGTCCGCGGCTGACGCCCTGGCACAAGCCGGCATCGAACCCCTCGTGCTGCACGAGAAGGAGGGCCTGGCCCTCATCAACGGCACGGACGGGATGCTGGGCATGCTGGCCCTCGCCCTGGCGGACCTCGACGAGTTGTTCGCCCTCAGTGACCTGGCCACGGCGATGTCCGTGGAGGCGCTGCTGGGCACCGACCGGGCATTCGCCGAGGATCTGGTGGCCCTGCGCCCGCATCCGGGCCAGGTCGCCTCGGCAGGCAACCTGCGGCGGCTGCTCGCAGGCTCCGAGATCGTGGCCAGCCACCGGGAGGACACCGAACACCTGGTTCAGGACGCCTACTCCTTGCGGTGCGCACCCCAGGTCACCGGAGCGGCCAGGGACACCGCCGAGCACGCCCGGATCGTGGCTGAGCGGGAACTGCAGGCCGTCATCGACAATCCGGTGGTCCTGCCCGACGGCCGGGTGCAGTCCAATGGCAACTTCCACGGCGCGCCCGTGGGGTACGTCTTGGACTTCCTGGCGATCGCCTGCGCCGACGTGGCCTCCATCTCCGAGCGCAGGACGGACCGGATGCTGGACAAGACCCGATCGCAGGGTCTGCCGCCGTTCCTGGGCCATGAGATAGGGGTCGACTCCGGCTACATGATCGCCCAGTACGCCGCCGCCGGGATCGTGTCCACTCTGAAGCGGCTCGCCGCGCCTGCCAGCGTCGACTCCATCCCCAGTTCGGCGATGCAGGAGGACCACGTCTCCATGGGGTGGTCGGCCGGCTTGAAGCTCCGGGAGGCCGTGGACGGGCTGCGGCGGGTGCTGGCCGTGGAGATCCTGGTCGGGTCGCGCGCACTGGACCTGCGCGCACCGCTGCAGCCGGCCCCGGGGACCGGCGCCGCTCGCGACGTGCTGCGGACGAAGGTGGCGGGACCAGGACCGGACGCCGTGGTCACCGAGCAGATCGAGGACGCGGTCGGCCTGCTGGCCGACGGATCGGTCCTGGCCGCCGTCGAGGATGCCGTGGGGCCTCTGGAAGCAGGAAGGTGGAAGCGATGA
- a CDS encoding type II toxin-antitoxin system prevent-host-death family antitoxin: protein MTATPDEKRVSVRDIRNHGGDVLARVQSGETLTITSDGTPVAELRPLPRRSLSAAELVARRRRLPQVDANALRGDIDALLDQSL from the coding sequence ATGACCGCGACCCCTGATGAGAAGCGAGTCTCCGTCCGCGACATCCGCAATCACGGCGGTGACGTGCTCGCACGCGTCCAGAGCGGAGAGACCCTCACCATCACCAGCGACGGCACCCCCGTCGCCGAACTGCGACCCCTCCCACGACGAAGCCTGTCTGCCGCGGAGCTGGTGGCGCGCCGGCGACGGCTTCCCCAGGTGGACGCCAACGCGCTGAGGGGCGACATCGACGCACTCCTGGACCAGTCCCTGTGA